In the Colletotrichum lupini chromosome 1, complete sequence genome, one interval contains:
- a CDS encoding alanine racemase domain-containing protein, producing the protein MTLVCFTNPWGFVDNSRDERNMLKSWREGLVFFGFAGRFRFFRDVILKGSLGKYFLPETSDDNGMGYLMRQADREVSGREQRMSQEDFSQERPDFLQLCLEARMDGKPLTAMQKRAHVTLLIQAGADTTGTALGSTIRFLLTHPAVFARVRAELAAAADAKLLSTPIQFEETRAHLPYFVACIKESLRLHPPATNLFGRVAPSPDGKVVDGTWVPAGAEITSNSYVVQRDPHLYAPDPEVYRPERWLEDEGNSKEHISEMDASAFVFGVGPRVCLGKDLAIMELYKLLPETFRQFDFDMKEEGEFVVVGGIAYNERHLVATAKLIPETTIISVYNTVLQVTGTMDYSLQNHRSFIGSKVTDLPTPSFVLSLPTIKKNIERLHQDVEKAGVTLRPHVKTLKSLEVTRLMLGNGKYKRVVASTLSEIRGLLPLAEEGILEEVLYGLPPPASTIHLLEDLRKSTNVQLMIDHEKQLIIVEKFVAKNTESTIKPWDIYIKLDVGSKRAGLPLDSDRLTKLIQHVNNSSAVTLKGFYCHAGHSYGCRTPQEVEDLLTVEINSVLSAAKLVTGDRKLTLSVGATPTAHVVGTLKAAIPENVTLELHAGNFPTNDLQQVATSVIGAEDQAIRVLSEVCSVYPERNEALINAGTIALSKEAGPDPGYGKVVGKPDWAVVRMSQEHGILGEVQTPGSKTTEPERRDVEANFDVGDKMFLNVQHACITAAAFYVYYVVDENDVVVDTWVPWKGW; encoded by the exons ATGACGCTAGTCTGTTTCACCAACCCCTGGGGCTTCGTCGACAACAGTCGTGACGAGCGCAACATGCTCAAAAGTTGGCGAGAGGGATTAGTCTTCTTCGGGTTTGCAGGTCGTTTCCGCTTCTTTCGGGATGTGATTCTGAAAGGCTCGCTGGGTAAATATTTTCTACCAGAGACAAGCGATGACAACGGCATGGGATACTTGATGAGGCAAGCAGACAGGGAGGTCTCTGGTCGGGAGCAGCGCATGTCGCAAGAGGACTTTTCCCAGGAAAGACCAGACTTTTTGCAACT GTGCCTCGAGGCACGGATGGACGGAAAGCCATTGACGGCGATGCAGAAGCGCGCGCACGTAACGCTGCTCATTCAAGCCGGCGCGGATACGACCGGAACGGCGCTCGGCAGTACCATCCGATTCCTTCTGACCCATCCGGCCGTGTTCGCACGCGTAAGAGCCGAGTTGGCAGCTGCCGCCGACGCCAAACTTCTCAGCACACCCATTCAATTCGAAGAGACAAGGGCACACTTGCCCTACTTTGTGGCATGTATCAAGGAGTCTCTGAGACTTCACCCGCCCGCGACGAACTTGTTCGGCAGAGTGGCGCCGTCCCCGGATGGTAAAGTCGTGGACGGTACCTGGGTACCCGCTGGCGCAGAAATCACGAGCAATTCGTACGTCGTTCAACGGGACCCTCATCTGTATGCCCCGGACCCAGAGGTATATCGACCAGAGCGGTGGCTTGAGGACGAGGGAAATTCCAAGGAGCATATCAGCGAGATGGATGCTTCTGCTTTTGTGTTTGGCGTTGGGCCTAGAGTCTGTCTAGGAAAAGACCTTGCCATCATGGAGTTGTACAAGTTGCTCCCAGAGACTTTTCGGCAGTTTGACTTTGATATGAAGGAAGAGGGAGAGTTTGTGGTTGTCGGGGGTATTGCCTACAACGAACG GCATCTGGTTGCCACGGCCAAGTTA ATTCCTGAGACGACGATAATCAGTGTCTACAATACCGTGTTACAAGTT ACAGGCACCATGGATTATTCGTTACAGAACCACCGCTCCTTCATTGGCTCCAAGGTCACTGACCTGCCTACGCCCTCTTTTGTTCTCAGCTTGCCAACCATCAAGAAGAATATTGAGAGGCTGCATCAGGATGTCGAGAAGGCCGGAGTCACACTTAGACCTCATGTTAAGACCCTCAAG AGTCTGGAAGTCACGCGGTTGATGCTGGGAAATGGCAAGTACAAGAGAGTTGTGGCATCAACACTGTCAGAAATCCGTGGATTATTGCCATTAGCAGAAGAGGGCATTCTCGAGGAG GTTCTGTATGGGCTGCCGCCTCCAGCAAGCACCATCCATCTGCTGGAAGATCTACGAAAGTCCACCAACGTCCAGCTCATGATCGACCATGAGAAGCAGCTCATAATCGTAGAGAAGTTTGTCGCCAAGAACACGGAAAGCACAATCAAACCCTGGGACATCTACATCAAGCTCGATGTGGGTAGCAAGCGCGCCGGTCTTCCCCTGGACAGCGATCGTCTCACAAAGCTGATTCAACACGTCAACAACTCATCAGCCGTCACTCTCAAGGGCTTCTACTGCCATGCAGGCCACTCTTATGGGTGCCGGACACCACAAGAAGTGGAGGATCTCCTTACGGTCGAAATCAACAGTGTCCTGAGCGCTGCGAAGCTGGTTACTGGTGACAGAAAACTCACCCTATCTGTGGGCGCCACACCGACGGCTCATGTTGTTGGCACTCTTAAGGCAGCGATCCCCGAGAACGTCACCTTGGAGTTGCACGCCG GGAACTTCCCAACAAACGATCTCCAACAGGTCGCAACCAGCGTCATTGGAGCCGAAGACCAGGCCATCCGCGTCCTCTCCGAAGTCTGCAGCGTGTACCCGGAGCGCAACGAGGCTCTCATCAACGCCGGGACAATCGCCTTGTCAAAGGAAGCTGGCCCGGACCCAGGCTACGGCAAGGTTGTCGGCAAGCCTGACTGGGCCGTTGTCCGAATGTCTCAGGAACACGGTATCCTGGGTGAAGTTCAGACACCGGGCTCAAAGACTACTGAGCCGGAGCGCAGAGATGTGGAAGCGAATTTCGATGTTGGCGATAAGATGTTCCTCAATGTCCAGCATGCCTGCATAACTGCTGCGGCCTTTTATGTTTACTACGTTGTAGATGAGAATGATGTTGTGGTAGATACCTGGGTTCCGTGGAAGGGGTGGTAA